The window ATCGTTGGCGCGGGAATTTCATGGAGGACTAGGCCCTCGTAAGTGCCTTTGATGTCGTTGAATCCAAGGCGAATGGGAAGTTCCGGTCGGCTGGTTATAAAAATTCGGAGCCGAGAGCTGGTACTCTGCGCGGTTGAGAAAAGCCGAATAAGCAGCGACACATCGCTATCTTGCTCACACTCATCCAAAGCATCAATGACAAAAACAAGTGAGGATTGAGCGTTGGAAGTTTTCGAGAGTGGCTCAATGATGAGTCTCCTAAATTGGTCTTGTACTCGTTTGTCAATAATAGTTGAGTCGACATCGATTGCAGCCTTGACATGTACATCAAGTCCCGGAACATTTGTAGCCAACTGGCGAGCAAGAGTCGCTACAAAACTCTTGAGGCTTGTTCGATcagtctctcctctcttgaaaaagaaggtAGCACCGAGATCTTTTGCCTCTGCTCGGGCTTGAGCCAAAGTACGAGCTATGGTTGATTTGCCCGTCCCTGCCATACCGTTCAGCCAGAATATTGGTTTGGAGCTTGGTTCTGCAATCCATACGGATAGTTTCTCAAGTAATTCGACCCTAGTGTTGGGTAGACAAGTCTCGTTTCCTTCCTCGGCTCGAGAGTCAAACGAAGCCCCTTCAGCAATTGGTAGTTGGTTAAGGGATGTTGTTGTGTCAATGGAAGCCACAACATTCCTTGCGATGCACCGTTAGCCATTGGTTGCTGATTCTCATGAACCTATACTTGCCTGATAATCTGGGTATCCTCATGAACTACTTGATATCAGTTTTTAGTCTTCTGCGATTGTGAATAGGACTAACCTAAGTTCAGCTTATCTATAGCCCTCTGCATTTCATCGACTTTGTCAGCGGCAACTCGAAGCAAAAGATCCTTTGCATAAGCagccgctgccatggctgcaaaACCCTGCCACTCCTTGTTCTTGTGAGAATCCGAGTAGTCGCATATGCCACGGATCACAATACATGGAAAGTGGTTCATCAGGCCggctgcttccatctcgaAGCAGAGGACTCCCTTTTCTGCCGCCAGCTTGTCTCGAGTAATTGCATCTTTCATTACCTGATTTGCGCTGGCAATCAATCCATAGTGGATAACAGGGTagtcatcttcctcatcccGTTCGTCTCGGGTTACTAGGCGAGTGGCATCATCCCCGCATCCTTCGCTGCAATTGTCCACCGACGACAGATGCTCAACGTCGGATCGATATAGTCGGTCGGTAGCTGGTGGTGGGCGCGAATACTTTTTGCGCTTTTTGATTTTCTTCAAAGCTGATTCAATGCTCTCATCGAGAGTATGACCATTCATTTCGTATTGAGCTTCGAGTACACCAACTGCGGTCCGCAACACCGTCGGCGATTGGTTAAGGAAGCCAGTTTCTTGAAAAGCCTGGCTCTGTATGGTCTTGCCAAAGTCGTATTGGAATACGCCCCCTTTGTCGCCACTGCGGCTGCTGACCACAACATCGCCTAATCGTATGTCATGCTTTGGACTTGGGGCACCACCTCCGATGCCGACCATCAATCCAATGCGCACGTTGGGGAAACTGCGTAGCATATCTCGCGCAACGATAGCAGCAGAGGCCGTGCCATATTCTCCATGAGGCAAAATAGCAATAACGACATTGTGGTTTCCAATCTTACCCCGGACATAGGTGTTGTTGTCGTTTGTGACACTTGGCTGAATATCGTCGTGTTCTTCGTCGAGGAAGGATTGCGCAGCCACAAGCTCGGTAATAATAGCGCAGATCCAGCCGACTGTATAAGTTTGAGGATCCGGCATGATAACGTAGTCTGGACGAGAGAAAGCTGTGGCTAGAACATTGACCAAGAGATATTTGCAACCGGGCTTGAGGAaagaggcgaagaagcggcAGCGAGAATCGGAAGGCGATAGGCAAATATTACTTCGCGCCCAGCAATGATACTGGAGCCTGACTTAAGATACGTGTGCGTTGAATACATACGCGTAATTAACAGCCTCAGATGATTCGCTACATGGATGCTGGATGCGCTGGCACTACGTGATGGGTTCACACCATGCAGGGGGGCaatgcagctgctgccgtaTTTAAGTGGTCAGGCAGTGTTGCAACCCTGTATAAAATGCTCCACGTATTCGTCTCCTGGTGCCCAAACAAGCACTGAATCTTATTAAAGGCTGGTCATTTGTTTGTGTAGGAGCTGTCATTTTACAAGGCGGGGTAAGTTGCGCATCTTGAGGGCTGCACGACTGGGTTTGGGATTTATGAACATGGTATTCCTTTCAAATGGATTTAAATCTGCCTCTTGCTTGATATAACCGCCAGTCAAGAATTTTAAAGAAGATGCTCAGTAAACTGTGCAAGTGGCTCCATAAGGCAAATAATATAGCCCTGGGTCGCTATATGTGCCTTCTCTTACATAAACTACTTCTGACTATCGCAAGTTCGGATGGATATTACTTGTACATCTCCTGAATCTGCTTCATCCAAGTTAATCCTCCATTATGGCATGCCTCTGTAATTTCCAAGATGCTTAATTCTTCTCAACCAATCTGCTTATCAAATGCCTGCAtagagcgagagcgagacgGTCGCAGTACGAAACGGTATTTACGCTTTATAACAAACTGTATGCAGCATGATAAACTAATATTGGGCGCTGACTTATGCTTGATAAGTCTGTCTTTTGCTGTACTGTGATGACCGTGTGATACATCAGCCGTGTAATTTAGTATCTTTCTTTCCACGTTTAAAGCGTTTCCATCATCTATTCATATCAGGGGCAAGTCCCTAGGCGGGATTAGGTTTTGTCCTTGGACCTGACTTACGTAGAGTTCGCCTTTGTCCGACTGCTTAATTCTGGGAAGGCTCAAGTAGACGACATAATTCTTTCATCGTTTTACCAAAGACCTTAACTGTCCTGTCATAGTTTTGGATTGTAATAGCTCCCATTTTGCGAGATGATTCGGCAAGCTTTTGAGAGATAGGCCTCTCAAGGTAATTGTGGAATTACTAGCCCACAACGCATCCACATTGCCCTAAGATGTTCCAAAATTTGAGATCTGAGTCATCTCATGATCCGTATTTTGGAGCACCTACATACAGTTTCTGAACCAGATAGAGATGTCACATTCATAGTTTATTTACGTTTATGTTTTACAGTACGGAAAATTACTGATACAGTTAATAGATGGAAGCTTATATATGTGTGTCTGTGTTTATGGTTTAGCATCTATCATGCCTCCCTTTCAATATCTGTTTTCATGTTGGCAGTCACATTTTTGCGTGTCTTGGTTCGAAGTTACGGACAAATTGTGTTTTCTACATTGGACTCAGACGGAAAAAAGAACATTTGTTTCAAGCTCCACCCTTTGGCAGGTTTCCGGCTGCTTGAGTTCAACTGTGAGGCCAAAAGTAATCATTGGTCACTTAGAGCAGAGAGTATGAGTAG is drawn from Trichoderma atroviride chromosome 7, complete sequence and contains these coding sequences:
- a CDS encoding uncharacterized protein (EggNog:ENOG41~SECRETED:SignalP(1-22)), whose translation is MPDPQTYTVGWICAIITELVAAQSFLDEEHDDIQPSVTNDNNTYVRGKIGNHNVVIAILPHGEYGTASAAIVARDMLRSFPNVRIGLMVGIGGGAPSPKHDIRLGDVVVSSRSGDKGGVFQYDFGKTIQSQAFQETGFLNQSPTVLRTAVGVLEAQYEMNGHTLDESIESALKKIKKRKKYSRPPPATDRLYRSDVEHLSSVDNCSEGCGDDATRLVTRDERDEEDDYPVIHYGLIASANQVMKDAITRDKLAAEKGVLCFEMEAAGLMNHFPCIVIRGICDYSDSHKNKEWQGFAAMAAAAYAKDLLLRVAADKVDEMQRAIDKLNLG